From Cyclopterus lumpus isolate fCycLum1 chromosome 2, fCycLum1.pri, whole genome shotgun sequence, a single genomic window includes:
- the zgc:110699 gene encoding ras-related and estrogen-regulated growth inhibitor yields the protein MVPVKLLILGAQNTGKTALCVRFITKRFIGEYDHKKEVTYRCSRALDQEAVDLEILDIACKEGSVASLESSIRWADGFLLLYSITQRLSFLDVPRLKKLIEQTKQSLVVPTVLVANKADLEIGREVTTEEGQRLAKDLRCGFRELSVAEAVLAVEAAVFQLIRLVWDQQRPLPDRRSYMLTVRHALTRKLTRSKTMQW from the exons ATGGTTCCAGTGAAACTCCTCATTCTGGGAGCTCAGAACACTGGAAAAACAG CACTGTGCGTTCGTTTTATAACCAAGCGCTTCATCGGCGAATACGACCATAAGAAGG AGGTGACCTACAGGTGCAGTCGGGCGCTGGACCAGGAAGCTGTTGATCTGGAGATTTTGGATATAGCTTGTAAG gagGGCTCTGTGGCGTCTCTGGAGTCGTCCATCCGCTGGGCGGACGGCTTCCTGCTGCTCTACTCCATCACGCAACGCCTCAGCTTCCTGGACGTCCCACGGCTCAAGAAGCTCATCGAGCAAACCAAGCAGAGTCTGG ttgtgCCTACAGTGCTGGTAGCCAACAAGGCGGACCTGGAGATCGGCAGGGAGGTGACaacagaggaaggacagaggctGGCCAAGGAtttacg gtgcggGTTCAGGGAGCTGTCGGTGGCAGAAGCTGTTTTAGCTGTGGAAGCAGCCGTGTTTCAGCTCATCAG GCTGGTGTGGGACCAGCAGCGTCCTCTGCCGGACCGCCGCTCCTACATGCTGACGGTCCGCCACGCTCTGACCAGGAAGCTGACCCGATCCAAGACCATGCAGTGGTGA